One Polaribacter sp. SA4-12 genomic window carries:
- a CDS encoding DUF6263 family protein has protein sequence MLILFLVISANLSLAQDSVLLRLNYEKGATYDVSMEMSQNMGAVMSMGMTINMDLKVLDVTEDTYDSEMKFTNMTMDMLQGGQAISFDSSKSDDELDEAGKMMKAQMAPMLKAVIYAKGNNLGEVIEAKVEPNVMGMEDLANQSSNVVYPKEAIKVGGTWSMSKNQKGMVMDFIYTVKSITNDKIVLDLSGKVSGMSTGSISGSIIIERASGIPVDSQINMDMFVSGQEMKTKVTMIMAKK, from the coding sequence TTGTTAATCTTATTTTTAGTTATTTCTGCAAATTTGAGTCTAGCTCAAGATTCAGTATTACTGAGATTAAATTATGAAAAAGGAGCAACTTATGATGTTTCTATGGAAATGTCTCAAAACATGGGGGCTGTAATGTCTATGGGTATGACTATTAATATGGACTTAAAAGTTCTAGATGTTACAGAAGATACTTATGACAGTGAAATGAAGTTTACGAACATGACTATGGACATGTTACAAGGAGGACAAGCAATTAGTTTTGATTCTTCTAAAAGCGATGATGAGTTAGATGAGGCTGGTAAAATGATGAAGGCTCAAATGGCTCCAATGTTAAAGGCGGTAATTTATGCTAAAGGAAATAATTTAGGTGAAGTTATAGAAGCTAAAGTTGAACCTAATGTTATGGGAATGGAAGATTTAGCAAATCAGTCTAGTAATGTTGTTTATCCAAAAGAAGCTATAAAAGTTGGTGGTACTTGGTCAATGTCTAAAAACCAAAAAGGAATGGTTATGGATTTTATTTACACAGTAAAATCTATTACAAATGATAAAATAGTTTTAGATTTATCTGGTAAAGTTTCTGGTATGTCTACTGGAAGTATTTCAGGAAGTATCATTATAGAAAGAGCATCTGGAATTCCTGTAGATTCTCAAATAAATATGGATATGTTTGTTAGCGGACAAGAGATGAAAACAAAAGTAACAATGATAATGGCTAAAAAATAG